Genomic DNA from Fusobacterium simiae:
TATAGGAGAGGATATGGAAGTATATATAGATAATCAGAAAACCAATTTTGGTAGACGTAGCAAAGATTTAGAAAAAATCTTAAAGGCTATAAGTAAGAAATTAGAAAAAAATGAAAAAGTAATACAAAATATCTATATCAATGGAAGTAATATACAAGACAATATTGTTATTGATATGGATAGTCAAAATATAATGGAAGTGGAAACAAAATCTTATACAGATTTAATATTGGATTCTTTAACTATTTCAAAAGAATATATAGAAATATTTTTTGAAGTAAAGGAGGATTTTCAACAATTAATAGAAGATAATGAAAAAATTTCAGGAATTGATATAGAAGAAACTGATAGTTTTTTAAATTGGTTTTCAGATTTATTATATTTTTTAGTGGAGAACTATGCTTTTGCCTATAAAAATTTACAAGAAACATTGGAAACTTTTAGGCAGGAATTAGCTATGTTATCTGAACTAAAGGAAAAAAGAGATTATGTTGCCTATGTTAGTACATTAGATTATTGTGTATCAGATATATTAGAAAATTTTAAAAGTAATATAGATTATTATTACAAAAGTATATTGGAAGATGTGGAACAAAAGAAAATAATATTTTAATTCTAAGGAGGAGTTTAATTGAGAAGATTAGTTATTGCAGGAAACTGGAAAATGTATAAAAATAACAAAGAAGCTGTTGAAACTTTAACACAATTGAAAGACTTAACAAAAGAGGTAAAAAATGTAGATATAGTTATAGGAGCACCTTTTACTTGTCTTTCAGATGCAGTTAAGAATGTTGAAGGAAGTAATATAAAAATAGCAGCAGAAAATGTATATCCTAAATTAGAAGGAGCATACACAGGAGAAGTTTCTCCTAAAATGCTTAAAGATATAAGGGTTACTTACGTAATTTTAGGACATTCTGAAAGAAGAGAATATTTTAAAGAAAGTGATGAATTTATAAATCAAAAAATAAAAGCAGTTTTAGAAATAGGAATGAAACCTATACTTTGTATAGGAGAAAAGTTGGAAGAAAGAGAAGGAGGAAAAACTCTTGAAGTTTTAACTAAACAAATAAAAGGTGGACTTGTAGATTTATCTAAGGAAGAAGCAGAAAAAGTTATAGTTGCTTATGAACCAGTTTGGGCAATAGGAACAGGTAAGACTGCAACTCCTGAAATGGCACAAGAAACTCATAGAGAAATTAGAAATGTTTTAGCTGCAATGTTTGGAAAAGATAAAGCAGATAAAATGATAATTCAATATGGTGGTTCAATGAAACCAGAAAATGCAAAAGATTTATTGAGTCAAGAAGATATAGATGGGGGGCTTGTTGGAGGAGCTTCATTAAAAGCAGATTCATTTTTTGAAATTATAAAAACAGGAAATGAAATTAAAAAATAAAGTGGAGGAAATTTTAAATGATAGGTATAGGAATTGTAGGGCTACCAAATGTTGGGAAGTCTACATTATTTAATGCAATAACTAAGGCAGAAGCAGCAGAGGCAGCAAACTATCCTTTTTGTACAATAGAACCAAATGTTGGAGTGGTAACTGTTCCAGATGAAAGATTAAATGAACTTGCAAAAATAGTAAATCCTCAAAAAATTGTGGCAGCGACAGTTGAATTTATAGATATAGCAGGGCTTGTAAAAGGAGCTTCAAAAGGTGAAGGTAGGGGAAATAAATTTTTATCAAATATAAGAAGTACATCAGCTATATGCCAAGTTGTGAGATGTTTTGATGATGATAATATAACACATGTTGATGGTAGTGTTGACCCTCTAAGAGATATTGATGTTATCAATACAGAATTAATTTTTGCAGATATAGAAACAGTTGACAAAGCAATAGAAAAACATGAAAAATTAGCAAGAAATAAAATAAAAGAATCTGTAGAACTTATGTCAGTGTTACCAAAGGTTAAAAAACATCTTGAAGAATTTAAACTTTTAAAGACATTAGATTTAACAGAAGATGAAAAACAAATATTAAAAAATTATCAATTACTTACTTTAAAACCAATGATATTTGCAGCAAATGTTGCAGAAGATGATTTAGCAACAGGAAATAAATATGTTGAATTGGTGAGAGAATTTGCAAAAAGTATAGGTTCAGAAGTTGTAGTAGTTTCAGCAAAGGTTGAAGCTGAATTGCAAGAAATGGACGAAGAAAGTAAAAAAGAATTTTTAGAAGCTTTAGGTGTAAAAGAACCAGGACTTAATAGACTTATAAAAGCTGGATTTAAACTTCTAGGTTTACAAACTTATTTCACTGCTGGTCCAAAAGAAGTAAGAGCTTGGACTATAAGGATTGGAGATACTGCACCTAAGGCAGCAGGAGAAATACATACAGATTTTGAAAAAGGATTTATTAGGGCTAAGGTAGTTTCTTATGAGAATTTTATAAAAAATTCGGGTTGGAAATTATCTCAAGAAAATGGAGTTTTAAGGCTTGAAGGTAAAGATTATATAGTTCAAGATGGAGATTTAATGGAATTTTTATTCAATGTTTAAAAAATAAATTGACACTTGACATAAAATAAAAAATCTTGTATTATAATAAGGTATAATTAAAAGGAAAAAGAGGAGGGAAAGTAATGGCAGTACCTAAGAAAAAGACTTCTAAAGCTAAGAAAAATATGAGAAGATCACATCATGCACTAACTGCAATAGGTTTAGTAACTTGTGAAAAATGTGGAGCTCCTAAAAGAGCACATAGAGTTTGTTTAGAATGTGGAGATTATAAAGGAACTCAAGTTTTAGAAACAGCTGAATAAGGGTTTAATTTTTAAAAAATACTTGTATAATAAAAGAGGCTATCACAAATTAATGATAAAAATCATCAATTTGTGATAGCTTTTTTCTTTTATTTCCTCAGTTCTAAAAATTTATTTACATTTTACATTATATGCTCAAAAATGTTGTTACATACATTTTCTATACTAGAACATTTTCAGTTATTTCTTCAATTTATTTTGATATTTGCGTTTAATGATGAAGAATGGCTTCGCCTCCATCCAGCAAATATAGAACCAGAAATATTATGCCACACACTAAAGATAGCTCCAGGTAATGTAGCAAGAGGATTTGCTATAAAATTCAAAGTTGCCAGAGATACAGCAAGACCACTGTTTTGCATTCCAACTTCTATGGCTATAGCTGTTGATTTAGTATATTCGACCTTAAGAAGTTTACACACTAAAAGTCCAAGCATCATTCCACAAAGATTGTGAATTGCTACAACTCCTAAAATGATGCTTCCACTTTCTACAATCTTATTTGAATTTGATGCTACTATGCCTGAAATAAGAGTTATTATTGTATTTGAAGAAATTATTGGCAGTAAAGCTCTGCAATCTATAAATTTTTGTCCTATATTACTATTTTTAGATTTGCCTATTATATAATTAACTGTTATTCCCAAAACGATGGGAACTAAAATTATTTTAACTACTGTTTCAAACATACCCCAAAAAGATACATCAATCAATCTATCTGCAAGCAAAGATACCCACAAGGGAGTCAATAGTGGAGCAAAAATTGTTGAAGTAATTGTCATTGAAACAGAAAGAGGAACATCACCCTTGGCAATATGTGTAATTACATTGCTTGCAGTTCCACCAGGACAACATCCTACAAGTATTACTCCAAGTGCTAAATCAGTAGACAAATCAAGTAATGTAGCTATAGCCCAGGCCACTAAAGGCATTATTGTAAATTGTGCCAAACATCCTATCATAATTTCTTTAGGTCTTTTTGTAAGCTGAGCAAAGTCCTTCACCTGAATAGTTGTACCCATACCAAACATCGCAATTCCAAGAAGTATAGCTGTATGTTTTACAATC
This window encodes:
- the tpiA gene encoding triose-phosphate isomerase; protein product: MRRLVIAGNWKMYKNNKEAVETLTQLKDLTKEVKNVDIVIGAPFTCLSDAVKNVEGSNIKIAAENVYPKLEGAYTGEVSPKMLKDIRVTYVILGHSERREYFKESDEFINQKIKAVLEIGMKPILCIGEKLEEREGGKTLEVLTKQIKGGLVDLSKEEAEKVIVAYEPVWAIGTGKTATPEMAQETHREIRNVLAAMFGKDKADKMIIQYGGSMKPENAKDLLSQEDIDGGLVGGASLKADSFFEIIKTGNEIKK
- the ychF gene encoding redox-regulated ATPase YchF; protein product: MIGIGIVGLPNVGKSTLFNAITKAEAAEAANYPFCTIEPNVGVVTVPDERLNELAKIVNPQKIVAATVEFIDIAGLVKGASKGEGRGNKFLSNIRSTSAICQVVRCFDDDNITHVDGSVDPLRDIDVINTELIFADIETVDKAIEKHEKLARNKIKESVELMSVLPKVKKHLEEFKLLKTLDLTEDEKQILKNYQLLTLKPMIFAANVAEDDLATGNKYVELVREFAKSIGSEVVVVSAKVEAELQEMDEESKKEFLEALGVKEPGLNRLIKAGFKLLGLQTYFTAGPKEVRAWTIRIGDTAPKAAGEIHTDFEKGFIRAKVVSYENFIKNSGWKLSQENGVLRLEGKDYIVQDGDLMEFLFNV
- the rpmF gene encoding 50S ribosomal protein L32, which translates into the protein MAVPKKKTSKAKKNMRRSHHALTAIGLVTCEKCGAPKRAHRVCLECGDYKGTQVLETAE
- a CDS encoding bile acid:sodium symporter family protein: MKIISKIEEIFSKYNWLLILVFSVIAFISPEPFLWIVKHTAILLGIAMFGMGTTIQVKDFAQLTKRPKEIMIGCLAQFTIMPLVAWAIATLLDLSTDLALGVILVGCCPGGTASNVITHIAKGDVPLSVSMTITSTIFAPLLTPLWVSLLADRLIDVSFWGMFETVVKIILVPIVLGITVNYIIGKSKNSNIGQKFIDCRALLPIISSNTIITLISGIVASNSNKIVESGSIILGVVAIHNLCGMMLGLLVCKLLKVEYTKSTAIAIEVGMQNSGLAVSLATLNFIANPLATLPGAIFSVWHNISGSIFAGWRRSHSSSLNANIKIN